Proteins from a single region of Streptomyces glaucescens:
- the hemC gene encoding hydroxymethylbilane synthase → MSVPELIRIVSRDSPMALAQVERVRAELAALHPGVRTEVVPVRTTGDKWLGDLSLVEGKGAFTKEVDAALLAGAADLAVHCVKDVPADRPLPAGTVFAAFLERDDIRDALVHPGGLTLDELPAGTRIGTSSVRRIAQLAATHPHLECVPFRGNANRRLEKLAAGEADALLLAVSGLERIGRRDVISEVLSPETMMPPIGAGILALQCREDDTALIDAVSALGDPATHREATAERMFLHVLQGHCNSPIAGYARVDRGGELSLRACVFTPDGKTRLNAHEWAGRLDAATLGTSVAVALLRQGAREIIDGIPH, encoded by the coding sequence ATGTCCGTTCCGGAGCTGATCCGTATCGTCTCGCGTGACTCGCCCATGGCCCTGGCCCAAGTGGAGCGGGTGCGCGCCGAGTTGGCCGCCCTGCATCCCGGTGTGCGCACCGAGGTGGTGCCCGTGAGGACGACGGGCGACAAGTGGCTGGGGGACCTGTCCCTGGTCGAGGGCAAGGGCGCCTTCACCAAGGAGGTCGACGCCGCGCTGCTGGCCGGCGCGGCCGATCTCGCGGTGCACTGCGTCAAGGACGTGCCCGCCGACCGGCCGCTGCCGGCGGGCACGGTGTTCGCGGCGTTCCTCGAGCGCGACGACATCCGTGACGCGCTGGTGCACCCCGGTGGCCTCACCCTCGACGAGCTGCCGGCGGGCACCCGCATCGGCACCTCCTCGGTGCGCCGGATCGCCCAGCTGGCCGCCACCCACCCGCACCTGGAGTGCGTGCCGTTCCGCGGGAACGCCAACCGGCGGCTGGAGAAGCTGGCGGCGGGCGAGGCGGACGCCCTGCTGCTCGCGGTGTCCGGTCTCGAGCGCATCGGCCGCCGGGACGTCATCAGCGAGGTGCTGTCCCCGGAGACGATGATGCCGCCCATCGGCGCGGGCATCCTCGCCCTGCAGTGCCGCGAGGACGACACCGCCCTGATCGACGCGGTCAGCGCGCTCGGCGATCCGGCGACGCACCGGGAGGCGACCGCGGAGCGGATGTTCCTGCACGTCCTGCAGGGCCACTGCAACAGCCCGATCGCCGGCTACGCCCGGGTGGACCGGGGCGGCGAACTGTCCCTGCGGGCGTGTGTGTTCACCCCGGACGGCAAGACCCGGCTGAACGCCCACGAGTGGGCCGGCCGGCTGGACGCCGCGACCCTCGGCACCTCGGTGGCGGTGGCGCTGCTGCGGCAGGGCGCCCGGGAGATCATCGACGGCATCCCGCACTGA
- a CDS encoding RNA polymerase sigma factor SigF translates to MRTAGRTKQHPHDDAPDTTEAFERLQKLPEGSPERRALRDELVRLWLPMAERIAVRFRGRGEALEDLYQVAALGLVKAVDHYDPSRGRAFEAYAVPTVTGEIKRHFRDHMWTLHVPRRVQDLRNRVRKAAKELAQTTPGRAPTVAEIAAHAQLSEAEVATGMEALECFSALSLEAEMPGTDGYALGDAIGGPDPRFDTVVDRVAVRPCLEALPERERTILYLRFFCGMTQSTIAEQLGISQMHVSRLLSACFARLREELLSEMR, encoded by the coding sequence ATGCGTACGGCCGGCAGAACGAAGCAGCATCCGCACGACGACGCCCCGGACACCACGGAAGCGTTCGAACGACTCCAGAAGCTGCCCGAGGGCAGCCCGGAGCGCCGGGCCCTGAGGGACGAACTGGTCCGGCTCTGGCTTCCCATGGCGGAGAGGATCGCCGTCCGGTTCCGCGGCCGGGGGGAGGCCCTGGAGGACCTGTACCAGGTGGCGGCCCTCGGACTGGTGAAGGCCGTCGACCACTACGACCCCTCCCGCGGCCGGGCCTTCGAGGCGTATGCCGTGCCGACCGTCACCGGCGAGATCAAGCGGCACTTCCGCGATCACATGTGGACCCTCCACGTGCCCCGGCGCGTCCAGGACCTGCGCAACCGGGTCCGCAAGGCCGCCAAGGAGCTGGCCCAGACCACGCCGGGCCGCGCGCCGACGGTCGCCGAGATCGCCGCGCACGCCCAGCTCAGCGAGGCCGAGGTGGCCACCGGCATGGAGGCCCTGGAGTGCTTCTCCGCCCTCTCCCTGGAGGCCGAGATGCCCGGCACCGACGGGTACGCCCTCGGGGACGCGATAGGCGGCCCCGACCCCCGCTTCGACACCGTCGTGGACCGGGTGGCCGTCCGTCCGTGCCTGGAGGCCCTGCCCGAGCGCGAGCGCACCATCCTCTACCTGCGGTTCTTCTGCGGCATGACGCAGAGCACCATCGCGGAGCAGCTGGGCATCTCCCAGATGCACGTCTCCCGCCTGCTGAGCGCCTGCTTCGCCCGCCTGCGGGAGGAACTGCTCTCGGAGATGCGCTAG
- a CDS encoding ANTAR domain-containing protein translates to MASTPREPADETDRIFALQQEVAQLKEAVSSHAVVDQAIGMIVALGRVAPDEGWQVLKEVSQHTNVKLRNVAELILIWGRRGEMPPEIRAELEDALDRHGPTQIPGAPRNGP, encoded by the coding sequence GTGGCAAGCACCCCGCGCGAACCGGCCGACGAGACGGACCGGATCTTCGCTCTCCAGCAGGAAGTGGCCCAGCTGAAGGAGGCCGTGTCCTCCCACGCCGTGGTGGACCAGGCGATCGGGATGATCGTCGCCCTGGGCCGGGTCGCCCCGGACGAGGGCTGGCAGGTGCTGAAGGAGGTCTCCCAGCACACCAACGTCAAGCTGCGCAACGTCGCGGAGCTGATCCTGATCTGGGGCCGCCGCGGCGAGATGCCCCCGGAGATCCGGGCGGAACTGGAGGACGCCCTCGACCGCCACGGCCCGACCCAGATCCCGGGGGCACCGCGCAATGGCCCCTGA
- a CDS encoding VOC family protein: MTQHRTPAAHPAEVVSTDSVFGAPCWVSLTSRDLPATEAFYSAVLGWQWRSAKLGERFRIALADGAPVAGIAGMAGMWQAAVAWTPYFAVRSADEVAGRVQERGGTVAVGPISFPPGRGALLADRDGATFGIWEGSLFTDWETWRRAAPAFVRLHTRDAFDAAIFYGEVLDWASARPGCCEVQYEGEEVVLRSRGDIVARIESGAVESAPDPTIRPHWQVHFSVPEVAACARAAELHGGSVLREGPDEAVLRDPDGAQFTVTSRRER, from the coding sequence ATGACACAGCACCGGACACCCGCCGCCCACCCGGCCGAGGTCGTCTCCACCGACTCCGTCTTCGGCGCACCCTGCTGGGTGAGCCTGACCAGCCGGGACCTGCCCGCCACGGAGGCGTTCTACTCGGCCGTGCTGGGCTGGCAGTGGCGCTCGGCCAAGCTGGGCGAGCGGTTCCGCATCGCCCTCGCGGACGGTGCGCCGGTGGCCGGGATCGCCGGGATGGCCGGCATGTGGCAGGCGGCGGTCGCCTGGACGCCGTACTTCGCCGTGCGCAGCGCCGACGAGGTGGCGGGGCGGGTCCAGGAGCGCGGCGGCACCGTCGCGGTCGGGCCGATCTCCTTCCCGCCCGGGCGCGGGGCGCTGCTCGCCGACCGGGACGGGGCGACCTTCGGGATCTGGGAGGGGTCGCTGTTCACCGACTGGGAGACCTGGCGGCGGGCGGCGCCCGCCTTCGTCCGGCTGCACACCCGGGACGCCTTCGACGCCGCGATCTTCTACGGCGAGGTCCTCGACTGGGCCTCGGCGCGGCCCGGCTGCTGCGAGGTGCAGTACGAGGGCGAGGAGGTCGTGCTGCGCAGCCGCGGCGACATCGTGGCCCGGATCGAGTCGGGCGCCGTCGAATCGGCGCCCGACCCCACCATCCGGCCCCACTGGCAGGTGCACTTCTCCGTGCCCGAGGTCGCCGCCTGCGCCCGCGCCGCGGAGCTGCACGGCGGCAGCGTGCTGCGCGAGGGCCCCGACGAGGCGGTGCTGCGCGACCCGGACGGCGCGCAGTTCACGGTCACTTCCCGCCGGGAGCGGTAG
- the glgX gene encoding glycogen debranching protein GlgX translates to MTSQPHRNAGVRAWSGHPYPLGASYDGQGTNFALFSEVAERVELVLVDDDGRHRTVPVNEVDGFVWHCYLPGVGPGQRYGYRVHGPWHPALGQRCNPAKLLLDPYATAVDGQTDNHPSLYERSSAGPDPADSAGHTMLGVVTDPYFDWGDDRPPRRAYADTVIYEAHVRGLTRTHPEVPPELRGTYAGLAHPAIVGHLTSLGVTAVELMPVHQFVHDGVLQDRGLSNYWGYNTIGFFAPHNDYAADSTGGRQVAEFKAMVKALHAAGLEVILDVVYNHTAEGNEKGPTLSFRGIDNASYYRLVDGDWRHYYDTTGTGNSLLMRHPYVLQLIMDSLRYWVTEMHVDGFRFDLAATLARQFHEVDRLSAFFDLIQQDPVISRVKLIAEPWDVGEGGYQVGNFPPLWSEWNGMYRDAVRDFWRGEEHTLGEFASRLTGSSDIYQHSRRRPRASVNFVTAHDGFTLRDLVSYNDKHNEANGEGNQDGESTNRSWNCGAEGETDDPAVRELRARQQRNFLATLMLSQGIPMLCHGDELGRTQRGNNNAYCQDNEVSWIDWRLTGEQRDLMEFTRCLIGLRAAHPVLRRRRFFRGETAVRPDQPLPDLVWLLPNASEMSDQDWLRSDAHCVGVFLNGDAIAEPDSRGRPVVDDSFLLLLNGYWEPVDFRLPDAAYGERWTTVLDTAVPDVPDETEHKAGAVVPVESRSLVLLSRPPRGRRAADG, encoded by the coding sequence GTGACGAGCCAACCGCACCGCAACGCCGGGGTGCGCGCGTGGAGCGGGCACCCCTACCCGCTGGGTGCCTCCTACGACGGCCAGGGCACCAACTTCGCCCTCTTCAGCGAGGTCGCCGAACGGGTCGAACTCGTCCTCGTCGACGACGACGGCCGGCACCGCACGGTGCCGGTGAACGAGGTCGACGGCTTCGTCTGGCACTGCTACCTGCCCGGCGTCGGGCCGGGACAGCGGTACGGCTACCGGGTGCACGGTCCGTGGCACCCGGCCCTCGGCCAGCGCTGCAACCCCGCGAAACTGCTGCTCGACCCGTACGCGACGGCCGTCGACGGGCAGACCGACAACCACCCCTCGCTGTACGAGCGGTCGTCCGCCGGACCCGACCCGGCGGACAGCGCCGGGCACACGATGCTCGGCGTGGTCACCGACCCGTACTTCGACTGGGGCGACGACCGCCCGCCGCGGCGGGCCTACGCCGACACCGTGATCTACGAGGCCCACGTCCGCGGCCTGACCCGGACCCACCCCGAGGTGCCGCCCGAGCTGCGCGGCACCTACGCCGGGCTCGCCCACCCGGCGATCGTCGGCCACCTGACCTCGCTGGGCGTCACCGCCGTCGAACTGATGCCCGTGCACCAGTTCGTCCACGACGGGGTGCTCCAGGACCGCGGGCTGTCCAACTACTGGGGCTACAACACCATCGGCTTCTTCGCCCCGCACAACGACTACGCCGCCGACTCCACCGGCGGCCGGCAGGTCGCCGAGTTCAAGGCGATGGTCAAGGCGCTGCACGCGGCCGGCCTGGAAGTCATCCTGGACGTGGTCTACAACCACACCGCCGAGGGCAACGAGAAGGGCCCCACGCTGTCCTTCCGGGGCATCGACAACGCCTCGTACTACCGCCTGGTCGACGGCGACTGGCGGCACTACTACGACACCACGGGCACCGGCAACAGTCTGCTGATGCGGCACCCGTACGTGCTCCAGCTGATCATGGACTCGCTGCGGTACTGGGTCACCGAGATGCACGTCGACGGCTTCCGCTTCGACCTCGCCGCGACCCTGGCCCGGCAGTTCCACGAGGTCGACCGGCTGTCGGCGTTCTTCGACCTCATCCAGCAGGACCCGGTGATCAGCCGCGTCAAGCTGATCGCCGAGCCGTGGGACGTCGGCGAGGGCGGCTACCAGGTGGGCAACTTCCCGCCGCTGTGGTCGGAGTGGAACGGCATGTACCGGGACGCCGTCCGCGACTTCTGGCGCGGCGAGGAACACACGCTCGGCGAGTTCGCCTCCCGGCTGACCGGGTCGTCCGACATCTACCAGCACAGCCGGCGCCGGCCCCGCGCCAGCGTCAACTTCGTCACCGCCCACGACGGCTTCACCCTGCGCGACCTCGTCTCGTACAACGACAAGCACAACGAGGCCAACGGCGAGGGCAACCAGGACGGCGAGAGCACCAACCGGTCCTGGAACTGCGGCGCCGAGGGCGAGACCGACGACCCGGCGGTGCGGGAACTGCGCGCCCGGCAGCAGCGCAACTTCCTGGCCACGCTGATGCTGTCGCAGGGCATCCCGATGCTCTGCCACGGCGACGAGCTGGGCCGCACCCAGCGCGGCAACAACAACGCCTACTGCCAGGACAACGAGGTCTCCTGGATCGACTGGCGGCTGACCGGCGAACAGCGCGACCTGATGGAGTTCACCCGCTGCCTGATCGGGCTGCGCGCGGCCCATCCGGTGCTGCGCCGCCGGCGCTTCTTCCGCGGCGAGACCGCCGTGCGGCCGGACCAGCCGCTGCCCGACCTCGTCTGGCTGCTGCCCAACGCGAGCGAGATGAGCGACCAGGACTGGCTGCGCTCCGACGCGCACTGCGTCGGCGTCTTCCTCAACGGGGACGCCATCGCCGAGCCGGACTCCCGGGGCCGCCCGGTCGTCGACGACTCCTTCCTGCTGCTGCTGAACGGCTACTGGGAGCCCGTCGACTTCCGCCTCCCGGACGCCGCCTACGGCGAGCGCTGGACGACGGTCCTCGACACGGCGGTGCCGGACGTCCCGGACGAGACCGAGCACAAGGCCGGGGCCGTGGTGCCGGTGGAGAGCCGCAGCCTGGTCCTGCTGTCCCGGCCGCCGCGCGGCCGGCGGGCCGCGGACGGCTGA
- a CDS encoding DUF5133 domain-containing protein has protein sequence MLLPARAEVARQLRRYRAWERVMLASPTDRRVRATFEDSGYTLCVLMGKRCAREAADAAERFLRTTLTTYLQEQDDRPRKSGTARRGPPRGTRSRVPG, from the coding sequence ATGCTGCTACCCGCCAGAGCCGAAGTCGCCCGGCAGCTGCGGCGGTACCGGGCGTGGGAGCGGGTCATGCTCGCTTCCCCGACCGACCGCCGGGTGCGGGCGACGTTCGAGGACTCGGGCTACACCCTGTGTGTGCTCATGGGGAAGCGGTGTGCGCGGGAGGCCGCCGACGCGGCCGAGCGGTTCCTGCGCACCACGCTGACCACCTACTTGCAGGAACAGGACGACCGGCCCCGCAAGAGCGGCACCGCCCGGCGCGGTCCCCCGAGGGGGACCCGCTCCCGGGTGCCCGGCTGA